Proteins encoded together in one Carya illinoinensis cultivar Pawnee chromosome 3, C.illinoinensisPawnee_v1, whole genome shotgun sequence window:
- the LOC122302502 gene encoding beta-glucuronosyltransferase GlcAT14B-like — protein MKRLKSYYMNIRHQQTMERKWIFPLAIGSIVSLFLLFLTTLTSSDGTPFLPLYRSVTSSSSVFVESKLHVIPTSTLPPPPVLAYLISGSNGDGHMLKRTLQALYHPRNRYVVHLDLESPPEERSDLQNYVRDHPVFARFRNVWMITKANLVTYRGPTMVANTLHAAAILLREGGDWDWFINLSATDYPLVTQDDLLHTFSYLPRDLNFIDHTSNIGWKEYQRAKPIIIDPGLYMTKKADVFWVTQRRSVPTAFKLFTGSAWMALSRQFVDYIIWGWDNLPRLVLMYYANFISSPEGYFHTVICNAQEFRNTTVNSDLHFISWDNPPKQHPHHLNLNDMQNMINSNAPFARKFPKEDAVLDKIDSELLSRGPGMLVPGGWCIGIRENGTDPCSDIGNTTVLRPGLGAKRLENLMSSLLSSENFRPRQCK, from the exons atgaagaggttGAAGAGCTATTACATGAACATAAGGCATCAACAAACCATGGAGAGGAAATGGATCTTTCCCCTGGCGATAGGCTCCATTGTCTCTTTATTCCTCCTCTTCCTTACAACGCTAACCTCATCCGACGGTACACCGTTCCTTCCCCTCTACCGCTCCGTCACTTCCTCCAGCTCCGTCTTCGTCGAGTCTAAGCTCCATGTCATCCCTACCTCCACTCTGCCCCCTCCACCCGTGCTTGCCTACCTGATCTCCGGCTCCAACGGCGACGGCCACATGCTGAAGCGAACTCTTCAGGCTCTCTACCACCCTCGTAATCGCTACGTGGTCCATTTGGACCTCGAGTCCCCGCCCGAGGAGCGCTCGGATCTGCAAAATTACGTGCGGGACCATCCGGTCTTTGCGAGATTCCGGAATGTCTGGATGATCACCAAGGCGAATCTCGTCACGTACCGGGGCCCCACCATGGTGGCCAACACGCTCCACGCCGCCGCCATTTTGTTGAGGGAAGGAGGGGACTGGGACTGGTTTATCAATCTAAGTGCTACGGATTATCCACTAGTCACCCAGGATG ATCTGTTGCACACGTTTTCGTACCTCCCGAGGGATCTCAATTTCATTGATCATACTAGTAACATTGGCTGGAAAGA GTATCAGCGAgcaaaaccgataattatagaCCCGGGTTTGTACATGACTAAGAAAGCTGATGTTTTCTGGGTCACACAGCGGAGAAGTGTGCCAACAGCATTTAAACTCTTCACAG GTTCTGCTTGGATGGCACTTTCGAGGCAATTCGTTGATTACATCATATGGGGATGGGACAACCTACCTCGACTTGTTCTCATGTACTACGCAAACTTCATATCTTCCCCAGAAGGATACTTCCACACTGTTATATGTAATGCCCAGGAGTTCCGCAACACCACTGTGAACAGTGACCTCCACTTCATATCCTGGGATAACCCTCCCAAGCAACATCCACACCACCTCAATCTCAATGACATGCAAAATATGATTAATAGTAATGCTCCATTTGCACGGAAATTTCCCAAAGAAGATGCAGTGCTTGACAAAATTGATTCTGAGCTATTGTCTCGGGGTCCAGGCATGCTTGTTCCTGGTGGTTGGTGCATCGGAATCAGGGAAAATGGGACTGATCCTTGTTCTGATATTGGTAATACGACAGTCCTCAGACCTGGCCTTGGAGCGAAAAGGTTGGAAAATTTGATGAGCTCTCTATTATCCAGTGAGAATTTCCGGCCCAGGCAGTGCAAATAA